The stretch of DNA ATATTTTTAGTAGTTATTGTAATGTTTGTTTTTTTAAATAGTTGGAGAGCAACTATAATTCCTGCTATTGCTGTGCCTGTTGTATTGCTTGGAACATTTGCTATTTTAAACTTTTTAGGATTTTCTATAAACTCTTTGACAATGTTTGCTATGGTATTATCCATTGGTTTATTAGTTGATGATGCTATTGTTGTTGTCGAAAATGTTGAAAGAACTATGAAAGAAAAGAATCTTTGTGCAAAAGAAGCAACTATTGTCGCTATGAGTGAAATAACAAGTGCTTTAATTGGTATTGCTACTGTTCTTTCTGTTGTATTTTTGCCAATGATATTTTTTAGTGGTTCAACTGGAATTATATATAAACAATTCGCTGTTACAATTATATCTTCAATGTTATTATCAGTTATCGTAGCAATCACTTTATCTCCTGCAATTTGTGCAACATTTTTAAAACCTCACAATTCTAGTCAAAAACAAAGTGGTCCTATTGTATGGTTCAATAATAAGTTTGATAGTTTGACAAGAAAATATAAAATGAGTATTTTTAATTTTATAAATAAACCTCTAAAATGGATAACTGCCTATGTTGTAATAATAGCTGTAACAATTTTATTTTTTCTAAAGTTACCAACAGGATTTGTACCATCAGAAGATCAAGGTAATTTGATGATTCAATTTACTCTTCCAGTTGGAGCTAGTACAACTCGTTCTGAAAATGTTGAAAAAATAATAAGAGATTATTTTTTAAAAGAAGAGAAAAATAATGTTAATTCTATTTTTACTATTGTTGGATTTACATTCACTGGAAATGGACAAAATGGTGGTTTAGGTTTCATTGAGTTAAAAAATTGGGAAGAAAGAGCTGGCAAAGAAAACAAAGCAGATGAAATCGCCCAAAGAGCAATGATAGTTTTTTCTGATAGCAGTTCAAAATATTTTATCAGGGATGCTGAAGTTTATGTGATGAATCCGTCTTCTATTCCAGGTCTTGGAAATTCAGATGGTTTTGAGTTTCAATTACAAGCTGGGGCAAAAATGTCAAGAGAAGAACTGCTTAAAGCAAAAGATTCTTTGTTAGAAACATTAAACTCAAATGAAATAATAGTTGGAGCTAGAGTAGAAGGAACAGAAGAAACACCTCAAATAAAACTTAATTATGATAAAAAGAAGATATATTCCTTAGGTTTATCTTATGAAGATATTGATAATACATTAAGTTCTGCTTGGGCAGGAACTTACGTAAATGATTTTATTGATAGATCAAGAGTAAAAAGAGTTTATATCCAAGCTGATGCACAATATAGAGCAAAACCAGAAGATTTGTATTTATGGAATGTTAGAAATAAAGAAAATAAAATGGTCTCTTTTGAGGAGTTTACTAAGATATCTTGGGAACCAGCTGAAAAATCACTGACAAGATACAATGGGTTAGCTTCATATTTATTTCAAGGGCAAGCGGGTTATGGGATAAGTTCTGGAACTGCAATGGAAGAAATGGAAAAATTAGCTAAAACTAACAATCAAGATACTAATTACTCTTGGAGTGGATTATCTTATCAAGAAAAATTATCAGGAGGACAAGCAATTTATTTATATAGCTTATCTTTGATAGTGATATTTTTGTGTTTAGCCGCGTTATATGAAAGTTGGACTATTCCAATATCTGTACTATTAGCTGTTCCATTAGGAATTATTGGTGCAGTTTTATCTGTTTATTTTAGGGAATTAAACAATGATGTATATTTTCAAGTCGCACTTTTAACCACAGTTGGTCTTGTATCTAAAAATGCAATTTTAATTGTAGAATTTATTGAAAATGCTCATAAAAATGGAAAGCCATTAGTTAAATCAGCAATCCAAGGAGCAAGTTTAAGATTTAGACCAATAATTATGACTTCATTGGCTTTTATTGCTGGAGTTATTCCTTTAGCAATTTCAACGGGAGCTGGAGCAAATAGTAGAATTTCAATAGGTACTGGAATTATTGGAGGAACTTTAACAGCAACTGTTTTAGCAATATTTTATGTGCCACTTTTATTTATTTTGATTAAAAAAATATTTACACCCCAAAGCGAACAAGCGAAGCTTGTAAGAGAAAAAGAGCAAAAAGGTATAAAAAATGTTTAAATTTTTATTTATATTAATAAATATTTTTATCTTTTCAGGTTGCAGTTTAAAGCCAGAAATTGAATATAATGATTCAATAATACCAACCGAACTAAAAAATAGTTTAGACAAAAATAGTAATTTAGAATATATACAACCAAGTTGGGAAAATTTTGTAAAAAATGATAAGTTAAAAGAGTTGATTAAAATAGCACTTGAAAATAATAGAGACTTAAAAATAGCAATTTTAAATATAGAATCAGCAAGAGCCACGTATAGAATAGAAAAAGCAAAATATTTTCCATCAATTGATGCAAAAGCAAGTAATACAAACTCTAAAGATATAGTTAATGGTAATAATACAGAAATTACTCGTTCATATTCAACAAAATTTGGAGCTTCTTATGAACTTGATTTATTTGGAAAAACAAGAAGTTTAAATGACTCTGCATTACAGAACTATTTAGCTACAAAATATGCAGCAACTTCAACAAAGATTAGTCTAATATCAGAAGTTATTAATATTTGGAATACTCTTTGTGCAAATACTGAACATTTAAAAATATTAGAAGATAGTATTAATAATCTAAAATTATCATATGAATTAACACAAAAGAAATTTGATATGGGAATTATTTTAATTGATGATGTTCTTAGTGCAAAAACGAGTTTAAAAGAAGCAGAAGTTAATTTATTAAACTATAAAACAGTTGTTGAAAAAAATAAAAATATCTTAGAGTTATTAGTATCAACAACTATTCCTGAAGATTTATTACCAACTAATTTTAAAGATACTGAAAATAATTTAATGTTAATACAAGCTGGTATTTCATCAAAAGTGTTATTTTCACGTCCTGATATTATACAAGCAGAATATAATTTAAAAGCAAAAAATGCAAATATAGGAGCAGCACGAGCTGCATTTTTCCCTTCAATTACTTTAACAACTGATTATGGTTTAGCTAGTAACTCTTTGAGTTCATTATTTAATGGAAATTCACAAACTGTGTGGTCTTTTATTCCAAGTATAAATTTACCTATTTTTAAAGGTGGAGAAAATATAGCAAATTTAGATTATGCAAATGCACAACAAAAAATAGCTCTTGCTCAATATGAGAAAACCATACAAACAGCATTTAAAGATGTATCAGATGCTTTAGCTGAAAGAGCAAATATAAGTGAACAATTAAATGCACAAGAGGATTTAGTAAATACAGCAAAAAAAAGTTATGAAGTATCATTAAACTCTTACAAATATGGGATAGGAAATTATTTAAATGTATTAATTTCTCAAAAAAAGTTTTTTGATTCACAAAGGGTTTTAGTAGATACAAAACTAAGTGAATTAATAAATAGGGTAAGTTTATATACTTCTTTAGGAGGTAAAGAGAAAATAGATTAAATCTATTTTCTTCACTATTTAACAAAACTGTATAAAGTCTCTATTTCTTGCGCCCAAATCTCTTCATTTATAGTTTCTAAAACAAGTGGAATATCATCCATTCTTTCATCATTCATAATAAATCTAAAAGCATCCCAACCAATTTTCCCAACACCTAAAGAGTCATGTCTATCAACTTTACTACCTAAGTCTGGTTTTGAGTCATTAATATGCATTCCCATTAGATAATTTCTACCAACAATTTCATCAAACTCTTTCCAAGTTTTATCATAATCTTCTCTTGTTCTTATGTCATAACCAGCTGTAAACATATGACATGTATCAATACAAACACCAACCCTACTTTTATCTTCAATTTTATCAATTATGTAAGCTAAATGTTCAAATTTATATCCAAGGTTACTTCCTTGACCTGCTGTATTTTCAATTACAAGTTTTACATCTTTTGTAATATCAATTGCTCTATTCATAGACTCAGCTATATTATTTAAACACTCTTCTTCGCTTATTTTCCGCAAATGTGACCCTGGGTGAAAATTTAATCTATCAAGTTTTAAAATCTCACATCTTTGAATTTCATGAACAAAACCATCAAATGATTTAGCTCGTGCATCAGTTTCAGGATGACCTAAATTTATTAAATAACTATCGTGTGGCAAAATATGTTTTGTTTGAATTTTTGATTTTTCAAGTTCTTTAAACCATCTATCTATATCTTTTGTTTCTAAAGGTTTTGCAGTCCATTGTCTTTGATTTTTTGTAAAAAGTGCAAAAGCTTTTGCTCCAATTGCCATAGCATTTATTGGTGCATTAAAAACTCCACCGCTAGCACTTACATGTGCTCCAACATATTTCATATTTATTCCTATTTATCTTAATATTTGTATTCTACAAAAATAGTACTTTAGAATATATCTAGACCAACATTAGTTATAGTTAATTTATTAAGTGTCATTTATATACACATAAGAATTAAAATATAAAATATTTTAGAAAATTTAATCTATTCTTTAAAGCTTAGTATAGAATATGCAAATAAATTTAAATATATGCAATATGCAAATATAATTAATAAAATAATAAATATTTTGATTAGTAAAAAAGGATTAAGCCTTATGATGAAGAAAGTTGTAATAATTGGTGGGGGATATGCAGGAATATATGCATTAAGGGAGTTGGTGAAGAACAAAAACATAAAAATTACATTGATAGACAAACATACCTATCATAATCTTCAACCTGAAGTTTATGATTTAATTGCAAATAAATCTAACTTTGCAGATGTAACTATTGATTTAACTACTTTATGTATGGGATTTAATCATAATTATTTAGAATTTAAAAATTTAAAAGTTAGAAAAATTGATCAAGCTGCAAAAAAGATTTACACAGAAGAACAAGAAATAGTAGAATTTGACTACTTAATAATGGCAGCTGGAACAAGAACATTTTTCCCACCAAGTATTCCAGGTCTTAATAATGCAGATGATATTAAAAAACTTCACAGAGCAATTACATTTAAACAAAGCTTTGAACAACAATTATTTGAAAAAATCAAAAATGAATCTAAACAGTGTGCTGATACAAGAATTGTTGTAGTTGGAGCTGGTTTATCAGGAGTTGAAATTGCCGCTGAAATGGCTTATTATTCAAATAAATTTTTTGAAAGAGGAAATTTTTCTTGTGATAATCTAAAAATTTCTCTTATTAGTAGTTCTGTTGCAATTCTTCCAGGACTTTCAAGACAACTTGTAAACATCTCTCAAGAAAGACTAAAATCACTTGGTATTAATATTATTACTAATACGAAACTTGTAAAAGTTGAAGATGGCTTTTGTTATTTTTCAAATGGAACAAAAATAAATCACTCTTTTGTAATCTTTACAGGTGGGGTTGAAGCTTCTACTATAACATCTGAATTAGATGATGTTGAAAAAAATGGAAGAGGTCAAATTGTAGTTAATGAATATCTACAAACTGACAAATATGAAAATATTTTTGCAATTGGAGATATCGCAGAAATCAGAAACAGAAATGGCGAAATAATGCCTCCTAATGTTACAATTGCAAGAATTAGTGGAACAGATGCTGGTAAAAATGTTTTAAATATGATTGCAGGAAAATCAATGGTTAAATCTAATCCAAAATTAGATGGAATTTTAATTGCTCTTGGTGGGAAATACGCAGCTGGAGATATTTTTGGTTTATTAACTGTAAAAGGAAGAATTGCATATGAAATTAAAAAATATGTATTTAGTTCATACAGAAAACCTTTACTAAAATTAATTAAAATAGGTTATAACAAACTAAAAAGATTGTAGAAAAACCTTAACTCTTTCTATATTGTTTATTCATTTTTTTAGATCTTTAATTATATTATTTTGTAATTAAAGGTTTAAAATATTACTTTAAAGCTAATATTATATATAATCCTTCAATCTATTTGATTATTTTTATAAAATGAGTGCTTATGAAGAAAACAACCTACAATAAACTTATATTAAAAATAATCCTCATAACTCTTACTTTTTCACTTACTATTGCCTTTGTTTACACCCATTATATGAAAAAAGAAGCTATTGAAAAATTATCAAAAGTTGATGCTAAAAAAACTACTGAACTTATATTTCAATCTTTATATTCAGCAATGGAGAGAGGTTGGACAAGAGATGATTTAGAAAATATCATAGCAAGACTAAATTCTGTTGACAAAAATATGGCTGTTAATGTTTATAGAGGAGAAGAAGTTGCAAAACAATTTGGTGATATTCTAAAAGATTCAAATACTAGAAAAACTGATCTTTTTGTGCAATCAGCTTTTAAAAACAATGATGTTTTAAATGTTATTGATGATTCCATGATAGAATATTATTATCCAATAATTGCAAAACAAGAGTGTTTAAAATGCCATACACAAGCCCAAGTAGGAAATGTTTTAGGTGTAATAAATATTATGTATCCAATAGATGATTTGAAAATTTCTCTTTCATCAATTATTAATTTTTTTATTTTATTTATAATTTTATTTTCTATTGTAATTTTTATAGCTTTATTTGTAGAATTTGAGAGACATTTAGTAAAACCCATTAAAAATTTTATTACAAACATAAATTATATTTCAAATCACAAAGATATTACAAAAAGAGTTGGAACAAACAATAAAATAACAGAAATAGATTCAATGCAAAGTGTTTTTAACAATATGTTAGATTCCCTTGAATATCAATTTTATCATGATGAACTAACAACTCTTCCAAATAGAAAAAAACTTATTGAAACCCTATCTTTTGAAGATGATTCTATTTTAATGATTATAAATATTGATAAATTTCAACATATAAATGATTTATATGGAGATAAAATTGGAAATGATATTATCAAAAATACTGCAAATATCATAAAAGAAAATGTTTCAAAAGATGCCATATTGTTTAAACTTCATGCGGATGAATATGCTTTATATTTACCAACAGCAGGAGTTTATGAAGAAATTAAAACATTAGCTTTACATCTTGCTAATTGCATTGAAAATCATACTTTTACTATCAATGAAAATGAAATTTACGTAAATGCAACAATTGGAGTAGCTTATGGAACTTCAAATCTACTAAATAATGCAGATATGGCTTTAAAATTAGCGAAGAAAAAAAGAAAAAAATACCTAATTTATGAAACTTCTATGAATATAGAACATGAATATGAACAAAATTTAAAATGGGCTAAAAGAATAAAAGATGCCATAGAAAACAATAGAATAGAACCTTTATTTCAACCAATTGTTGATACGAAAACTTCAAAGATTGTTAAATATGAAGCACTAATGAGAATGATTGATGAAAAAGGAGAATACCTTTCTCCAATACATTTTTTAGAGTTAGCTAAAAAAAATAAACTTTATCCTAAACTTACAAAAATTATTATCGAAAAAACTTTTGAGATTTTTAAAAATATTGATGCGCAAGTATCAATAAATTTATCAGTTTATGATGTTTTAAATGAAGATGTTTATTCTACAATTATTGAAAAATTAAATGAATACAAATTAGGAGATAAAATAGTTTTTGAACTTATAGAATCAGATGGAATTGAAAATTATAAAGAAGTAATTGAATTTATAAATGAAGTAAAAAAAACAGGTGCAAAAATTTCAATTGATGATTTTGGAACTGGTTACTCAAATTTTGAATATATTATGAAATTAAAAGTTGACTACATAAAAATTGATGCTTCAATGATAAAAGATATAGATAAAAATATAAATTCTCAAATGGTTACAGAAACTATTATAGATTTTGCTAAAAAAATGAATATACAAACTATTGCAGAGTTTGTTCACTCACAAAGTGTTTTTGATGTAGTTAGAGAAATGGGTATTGATTTTGCGCAAGGTTATTATTTTGGAAAACCTCAAAAATTAAATTAAAAAAACAAGGAGAAAAATGCATAAAAATCGTTTTACTAGAGTTGGGTTTATTTTAGCAGCTGCAGGAAGTGCCGTTGGACTTGGAAATATTTGGAAATTTCCATATATTACAGGGGATAATGGAGGTGGAGTTTTTGTATTAGTTTATCTTGCAACTGTTTTTTTAATTGGTATGTCAATCTTTATTGGAGAAGTTTTATTAGGTAGCCAAGTTCACAAAGATGGTGTATCAACCTTTGAAATACTTGCTCCAAAAAATAAAAAATATTGGAAGTATTCTGGATTTACATTTTTAACTGGTTTTTTAATTTTAACTTTTTATTCTGTTGTTATTGGTTGGATTTTTAACTATATTGTTCTTTCGTTAACTGCATTACCAACTAGTTTTAAAGATTCAGAAAATCTATTTTCAGGTTTTTTAAAAAATGATATTTATACTCAACTTATTTATTACACATTAACTTTTATACTTATTGCATTAACTATCGCAAATGGTGTAAAAAAAGGTATAGAAAGACTAAACAATATATTA from Arcobacter suis CECT 7833 encodes:
- a CDS encoding efflux RND transporter permease subunit; this encodes MIARFFINHPIFAWVISLIIMLLGILSIKNLAVEQYPDIAPPTIEIRATYSGATAKAIENSITQIIEQELRGLDGLLYFSSTSGSSTSTINVVFEKGIDPDIAQVQVNNKVQQILPRLPEDVRKEGVSVVKAQTDYLMILSIHDELGKSSENDISDYMISNLKDGLARVDGVGGVELFGAEYAMRIWLDPKKLKSYNLMPSDINKEVTIQNTQASGGSIGARPYLNNQELNADVVSRTKLENVREFENIVIKSNNAGSNVFLSDVAKVEIGSQDYSFISKVNGYQASGIGIKLSAGTNAIQTAKKVKEYISTFENSLPSGYKISYPYDTTVFIEESIKEVVKTLFEAIFLVVIVMFVFLNSWRATIIPAIAVPVVLLGTFAILNFLGFSINSLTMFAMVLSIGLLVDDAIVVVENVERTMKEKNLCAKEATIVAMSEITSALIGIATVLSVVFLPMIFFSGSTGIIYKQFAVTIISSMLLSVIVAITLSPAICATFLKPHNSSQKQSGPIVWFNNKFDSLTRKYKMSIFNFINKPLKWITAYVVIIAVTILFFLKLPTGFVPSEDQGNLMIQFTLPVGASTTRSENVEKIIRDYFLKEEKNNVNSIFTIVGFTFTGNGQNGGLGFIELKNWEERAGKENKADEIAQRAMIVFSDSSSKYFIRDAEVYVMNPSSIPGLGNSDGFEFQLQAGAKMSREELLKAKDSLLETLNSNEIIVGARVEGTEETPQIKLNYDKKKIYSLGLSYEDIDNTLSSAWAGTYVNDFIDRSRVKRVYIQADAQYRAKPEDLYLWNVRNKENKMVSFEEFTKISWEPAEKSLTRYNGLASYLFQGQAGYGISSGTAMEEMEKLAKTNNQDTNYSWSGLSYQEKLSGGQAIYLYSLSLIVIFLCLAALYESWTIPISVLLAVPLGIIGAVLSVYFRELNNDVYFQVALLTTVGLVSKNAILIVEFIENAHKNGKPLVKSAIQGASLRFRPIIMTSLAFIAGVIPLAISTGAGANSRISIGTGIIGGTLTATVLAIFYVPLLFILIKKIFTPQSEQAKLVREKEQKGIKNV
- a CDS encoding efflux transporter outer membrane subunit; this translates as MFKFLFILINIFIFSGCSLKPEIEYNDSIIPTELKNSLDKNSNLEYIQPSWENFVKNDKLKELIKIALENNRDLKIAILNIESARATYRIEKAKYFPSIDAKASNTNSKDIVNGNNTEITRSYSTKFGASYELDLFGKTRSLNDSALQNYLATKYAATSTKISLISEVINIWNTLCANTEHLKILEDSINNLKLSYELTQKKFDMGIILIDDVLSAKTSLKEAEVNLLNYKTVVEKNKNILELLVSTTIPEDLLPTNFKDTENNLMLIQAGISSKVLFSRPDIIQAEYNLKAKNANIGAARAAFFPSITLTTDYGLASNSLSSLFNGNSQTVWSFIPSINLPIFKGGENIANLDYANAQQKIALAQYEKTIQTAFKDVSDALAERANISEQLNAQEDLVNTAKKSYEVSLNSYKYGIGNYLNVLISQKKFFDSQRVLVDTKLSELINRVSLYTSLGGKEKID
- the nfo gene encoding deoxyribonuclease IV, which gives rise to MKYVGAHVSASGGVFNAPINAMAIGAKAFALFTKNQRQWTAKPLETKDIDRWFKELEKSKIQTKHILPHDSYLINLGHPETDARAKSFDGFVHEIQRCEILKLDRLNFHPGSHLRKISEEECLNNIAESMNRAIDITKDVKLVIENTAGQGSNLGYKFEHLAYIIDKIEDKSRVGVCIDTCHMFTAGYDIRTREDYDKTWKEFDEIVGRNYLMGMHINDSKPDLGSKVDRHDSLGVGKIGWDAFRFIMNDERMDDIPLVLETINEEIWAQEIETLYSFVK
- a CDS encoding NAD(P)/FAD-dependent oxidoreductase — protein: MMKKVVIIGGGYAGIYALRELVKNKNIKITLIDKHTYHNLQPEVYDLIANKSNFADVTIDLTTLCMGFNHNYLEFKNLKVRKIDQAAKKIYTEEQEIVEFDYLIMAAGTRTFFPPSIPGLNNADDIKKLHRAITFKQSFEQQLFEKIKNESKQCADTRIVVVGAGLSGVEIAAEMAYYSNKFFERGNFSCDNLKISLISSSVAILPGLSRQLVNISQERLKSLGINIITNTKLVKVEDGFCYFSNGTKINHSFVIFTGGVEASTITSELDDVEKNGRGQIVVNEYLQTDKYENIFAIGDIAEIRNRNGEIMPPNVTIARISGTDAGKNVLNMIAGKSMVKSNPKLDGILIALGGKYAAGDIFGLLTVKGRIAYEIKKYVFSSYRKPLLKLIKIGYNKLKRL
- a CDS encoding EAL domain-containing protein, with amino-acid sequence MKKTTYNKLILKIILITLTFSLTIAFVYTHYMKKEAIEKLSKVDAKKTTELIFQSLYSAMERGWTRDDLENIIARLNSVDKNMAVNVYRGEEVAKQFGDILKDSNTRKTDLFVQSAFKNNDVLNVIDDSMIEYYYPIIAKQECLKCHTQAQVGNVLGVINIMYPIDDLKISLSSIINFFILFIILFSIVIFIALFVEFERHLVKPIKNFITNINYISNHKDITKRVGTNNKITEIDSMQSVFNNMLDSLEYQFYHDELTTLPNRKKLIETLSFEDDSILMIINIDKFQHINDLYGDKIGNDIIKNTANIIKENVSKDAILFKLHADEYALYLPTAGVYEEIKTLALHLANCIENHTFTINENEIYVNATIGVAYGTSNLLNNADMALKLAKKKRKKYLIYETSMNIEHEYEQNLKWAKRIKDAIENNRIEPLFQPIVDTKTSKIVKYEALMRMIDEKGEYLSPIHFLELAKKNKLYPKLTKIIIEKTFEIFKNIDAQVSINLSVYDVLNEDVYSTIIEKLNEYKLGDKIVFELIESDGIENYKEVIEFINEVKKTGAKISIDDFGTGYSNFEYIMKLKVDYIKIDASMIKDIDKNINSQMVTETIIDFAKKMNIQTIAEFVHSQSVFDVVREMGIDFAQGYYFGKPQKLN